A DNA window from Planctomycetota bacterium contains the following coding sequences:
- a CDS encoding citryl-CoA lyase encodes MSETDKNAVWNTAVTRIEPNKVAVRGYDIADLMGRASFGAAVHLILTGELPKPVIAKLMDAVLVASIDHGATPPSALAARTVASTGASLSAAVAAGIMSINRHHGGAIEDCARQLKVIADRAKSESISMDEAATRTLATMKEAGDRMPGFGHRYHTKDPRTARLFELAREAGVDGAHMQAARAVEKSFADAKKPLPINVDGAIGAILADLGMDPAAFNGIFMIARTPGLVAHVIEEQTREKPMRRIDPVNHGYDGPAPRNLPA; translated from the coding sequence ATGAGCGAAACCGACAAAAACGCGGTGTGGAACACGGCGGTGACGCGGATCGAGCCCAACAAGGTCGCGGTGCGCGGCTACGACATCGCCGACCTCATGGGGCGGGCCTCCTTTGGTGCCGCGGTGCACTTGATTCTGACCGGGGAGCTTCCCAAGCCTGTCATCGCGAAGCTGATGGACGCAGTGCTGGTTGCCTCGATCGATCACGGTGCCACGCCACCGAGCGCGCTGGCAGCGCGGACCGTGGCCTCAACGGGAGCCTCGCTGAGCGCCGCAGTTGCAGCCGGCATCATGTCGATCAACCGGCACCATGGCGGCGCCATCGAGGATTGCGCCCGACAGTTGAAGGTGATCGCCGACCGCGCCAAAAGCGAGTCAATTTCGATGGACGAAGCGGCGACGCGCACGCTGGCCACGATGAAGGAGGCGGGAGACCGGATGCCGGGGTTCGGCCATCGCTACCACACCAAGGATCCGCGCACGGCAAGGCTTTTCGAGCTGGCCCGCGAGGCAGGCGTGGATGGAGCGCACATGCAGGCGGCGCGGGCGGTCGAGAAATCCTTCGCCGACGCCAAGAAGCCGCTGCCGATCAACGTGGATGGGGCCATCGGGGCCATTCTCGCCGATCTTGGCATGGATCCCGCGGCGTTCAACGGCATTTTCATGATCGCGCGGACGCCGGGGCTGGTGGCGCATGTCATCGAAGAGCAGACCCGCGAGAAGCCGATGCGCCGGATCGACCCGGTCAACCACGGCTACGACGGGCCCGCCCCGAGAAACCTTCCCGCGTAA
- a CDS encoding HD domain-containing protein, protein MTTTQRTTHGVAEIAQLFPSLMKISDKALREKVAAVWNEAIATGCGGKGWTFDELRAVKFTLLAGDIDMTFVEHLNSCALQCIAIADVLEGSFRCGIPIQRDFLIAGALLADCGKPLEFDKDASGKVVQGVFGQQVRHPFTGVALAYKHGLPGEVMHIIATHSHEGDKMERSIESIIFHHADFVDFDIAKFLGKRAIQK, encoded by the coding sequence ATGACCACAACACAACGGACCACCCACGGCGTCGCCGAGATCGCCCAGCTCTTTCCCAGCTTGATGAAGATCAGCGACAAGGCGCTGCGCGAGAAGGTGGCCGCCGTGTGGAACGAGGCCATCGCCACGGGGTGCGGCGGCAAGGGCTGGACCTTCGACGAGCTCCGCGCCGTCAAGTTCACGCTGCTCGCCGGCGACATCGACATGACCTTCGTCGAGCACCTGAACTCCTGCGCGCTGCAGTGCATCGCCATCGCGGATGTGCTTGAAGGCTCCTTCCGCTGCGGCATTCCGATCCAGCGGGACTTCCTCATCGCCGGCGCGCTGCTGGCCGACTGCGGCAAGCCGCTGGAGTTCGACAAGGACGCCTCGGGCAAGGTGGTGCAGGGAGTTTTCGGACAGCAGGTGCGGCATCCCTTCACCGGGGTCGCGCTGGCGTACAAGCACGGACTGCCCGGCGAGGTGATGCACATCATCGCCACGCACAGCCACGAAGGCGACAAGATGGAGCGCTCGATCGAGTCGATCATTTTCCATCACGCCGATTTCGTGGACTTTGACATCGCCAAGTTCCTGGGCAAGCGCGCGATACAGAAATAA
- the lysF gene encoding homoaconitase — MGLTLVEKIAARHADGLAAGALVRAGDFISIRPRHVMTHDNTGAVIPKFKQIGATTIADSAQPVFTIDHDIQNVTPENLGKYAKIQAFAREHGIDFYPPGTGISHQVMVEQGYVAPGALVVGSDSHSNLYGAVAALGTPVVRTDAASIWATGVTWWQVPAVAKVVLKGKLSAGVTGKDVIIALCGLFNKDEVLNHAVEFLGDGVARLSMDARMTIANMTTEWGALAGLFPFDQVTVNYLRSRVGEFTNLRRPGTRGPKSRSGYSNADIDAWWKDRANLSADADAHYAIELELDLATVVPHVSGPNEVKTMVSLPEMQRKHVPIQKAYLLSCVNARVEDLHDAATVVRAKGGRVAAGVEFYLAAASAEVQGKSEAAGDWKALLDAGAIALPPGCGTCIGLGRGLVGKGETAISATNRNFKGRMGDPDAQVYLGSPAVVAASAMAGFICAPQNFADRAAGTSVRRAAGRPPEARTVEIIAGFPPSVRGRVLFVDKDNLNTDGIYAGKHTYRDDLTHEQMAAVTFENFDPNFNTLYRAGDIVVGGLNFGTGSSREQAATALKFKGIPCVIASSFSETYKRNAFNNGFVVFECPELVAHLRATLTNRAPTTAAAEMTIDYGKSKLTLDGKTFAFPPLSPAAQELIVAGGAENLVAARLKAKPQKTA, encoded by the coding sequence ATGGGTCTCACGCTCGTCGAGAAGATCGCCGCACGCCATGCCGACGGGCTCGCCGCGGGAGCTCTTGTTCGAGCGGGCGATTTCATTTCCATCCGGCCGCGCCACGTCATGACCCATGACAACACCGGCGCGGTGATTCCAAAGTTCAAGCAGATCGGCGCCACCACGATCGCGGATTCCGCACAGCCGGTGTTCACCATCGATCACGACATCCAGAACGTCACGCCGGAAAATCTGGGCAAGTACGCCAAGATCCAGGCCTTTGCCCGCGAGCACGGCATCGATTTCTACCCGCCGGGCACGGGCATTTCGCACCAAGTGATGGTGGAGCAGGGCTATGTTGCACCAGGCGCGCTGGTGGTGGGCAGCGATTCGCACTCCAATCTTTACGGCGCGGTGGCGGCGCTGGGAACGCCCGTGGTGCGCACCGACGCCGCGAGCATCTGGGCCACCGGAGTCACCTGGTGGCAGGTTCCCGCGGTGGCCAAGGTGGTGCTCAAGGGAAAACTCTCGGCGGGGGTGACCGGCAAGGACGTCATCATCGCTCTGTGCGGCCTCTTCAACAAAGACGAGGTGCTCAACCACGCCGTGGAATTTTTGGGAGATGGCGTGGCGCGGCTCTCGATGGATGCGCGCATGACCATCGCCAACATGACCACCGAGTGGGGCGCGCTGGCGGGGCTCTTTCCCTTTGATCAGGTGACCGTGAACTATCTGCGTTCGCGCGTGGGTGAGTTCACCAACCTTCGTCGCCCGGGAACGCGCGGCCCGAAGAGTCGATCGGGCTACAGCAATGCCGACATCGATGCGTGGTGGAAGGATCGGGCCAATCTCAGCGCCGACGCCGACGCGCACTACGCCATCGAGCTGGAGCTCGACCTGGCCACGGTGGTGCCGCATGTCTCCGGACCCAACGAAGTGAAGACCATGGTGTCGCTGCCGGAAATGCAGCGGAAGCACGTGCCGATTCAGAAGGCCTATCTGTTGTCGTGCGTCAATGCGCGGGTGGAAGACTTGCACGACGCCGCGACCGTGGTGCGCGCCAAGGGCGGGCGCGTGGCCGCAGGGGTCGAATTTTATCTGGCCGCTGCCAGCGCTGAAGTGCAGGGCAAGAGCGAAGCCGCGGGCGATTGGAAAGCACTTTTGGACGCAGGCGCCATTGCCTTGCCGCCAGGCTGCGGAACCTGCATCGGACTGGGCCGCGGACTTGTTGGCAAGGGGGAGACGGCGATCAGCGCCACCAACCGAAACTTCAAGGGGCGCATGGGCGACCCCGACGCGCAGGTCTACCTGGGTTCGCCCGCCGTGGTGGCGGCGAGCGCCATGGCGGGATTCATCTGCGCTCCCCAGAATTTCGCGGACCGCGCCGCAGGAACCTCGGTGCGCCGCGCCGCGGGCCGGCCGCCCGAAGCGCGGACGGTGGAGATCATCGCCGGCTTTCCGCCGAGTGTGCGCGGCCGCGTCCTCTTCGTCGACAAGGACAACTTGAACACCGACGGCATCTACGCCGGCAAGCACACCTACCGCGACGACCTCACCCACGAGCAGATGGCCGCGGTGACCTTCGAGAATTTTGACCCGAACTTCAACACGCTCTATCGCGCTGGCGACATCGTGGTGGGAGGGCTGAACTTCGGGACCGGATCGAGCCGCGAGCAGGCGGCCACCGCCCTCAAGTTCAAGGGCATTCCCTGCGTCATCGCCAGCAGTTTCTCCGAAACCTACAAGCGCAACGCCTTCAACAACGGCTTCGTGGTTTTCGAGTGCCCTGAGCTGGTGGCGCATCTTCGCGCCACGCTGACCAACCGCGCGCCCACCACGGCGGCGGCCGAGATGACCATCGACTACGGCAAGTCCAAGCTGACTCTGGACGGGAAAACCTTCGCCTTTCCGCCGCTGAGCCCGGCGGCGCAGGAATTGATCGTCGCGGGGGGCGCCGAGAATCTGGTGGCAGCTCGGCTGAAGGCGAAGCCGCAAAAGACCGCGTAA
- a CDS encoding isocitrate/isopropylmalate dehydrogenase family protein has translation MSKYKIAWMPGDGVGNDVMEGARLVLDRMKFDAEYIHCDIGWEFWCKEGNALPDRTVKALADTTCGLFGAITSKPQDEAKEELIPELKGKGLVYFSPIVKLRQMFNLHTNMRPCKSYPGNPLNYRGTKIANPGGGDVAIDQVVFRENTEGMYGGVEFFPLPEPVYTALCANPKMKPWKDKGLENVALSTRIVSKQGCTSICKQAFEFAKKTGRKRVTLIEKPNVLRETGGLMTRCFREVAKGYAGIWADEANIDAICMWMFKNPQDYSVLVAENMFGDIVSDLCAGLIGGLGFAPSANLGDKYAVFEPTHGSAPKYAGQYKVNPIAMLLTTKMMLDWLKETEKATRLEAAIAKVIAEGRVRTYDMGGKDSTLDMAKAVAEKATA, from the coding sequence ATGTCCAAATACAAGATTGCGTGGATGCCCGGCGACGGAGTTGGCAACGATGTCATGGAGGGGGCCCGGCTGGTGCTGGACCGGATGAAGTTTGACGCCGAGTACATCCACTGCGACATCGGCTGGGAATTCTGGTGCAAGGAGGGCAACGCGCTGCCTGACCGGACCGTGAAGGCGCTCGCCGACACCACCTGCGGTCTCTTTGGCGCCATCACCAGCAAGCCGCAGGACGAGGCCAAGGAGGAGTTGATCCCCGAGCTCAAGGGCAAGGGGTTGGTTTATTTCTCGCCGATTGTCAAGCTGCGCCAGATGTTCAACCTGCACACCAACATGCGGCCTTGCAAGAGCTACCCCGGCAATCCGCTGAACTACCGCGGCACCAAGATCGCCAACCCGGGTGGCGGCGATGTCGCGATCGACCAGGTGGTCTTCCGCGAGAACACCGAGGGCATGTATGGCGGCGTGGAGTTCTTCCCGCTGCCCGAGCCGGTCTACACCGCGCTCTGCGCCAACCCCAAGATGAAGCCTTGGAAGGACAAGGGGCTGGAGAATGTCGCCCTCTCCACCCGCATCGTGAGCAAGCAGGGCTGCACCAGCATCTGCAAGCAGGCCTTCGAGTTTGCCAAGAAGACGGGCCGCAAGCGCGTCACGCTGATCGAGAAGCCCAACGTGCTGCGCGAGACCGGCGGACTGATGACCCGCTGCTTCCGCGAAGTGGCCAAGGGCTACGCGGGCATCTGGGCCGACGAGGCGAACATCGACGCCATCTGCATGTGGATGTTCAAGAATCCGCAGGACTACTCGGTGCTGGTGGCGGAGAACATGTTCGGCGACATCGTGAGCGATCTCTGCGCCGGCCTGATCGGCGGCCTGGGCTTCGCGCCCAGCGCCAACTTGGGCGACAAGTATGCGGTGTTCGAGCCGACGCACGGGTCGGCTCCGAAATACGCGGGCCAATACAAGGTGAATCCCATCGCCATGCTCCTGACCACCAAGATGATGCTGGACTGGCTCAAGGAGACCGAGAAGGCGACGCGCCTGGAGGCGGCCATCGCGAAGGTGATCGCCGAGGGGCGCGTGCGCACCTACGACATGGGCGGCAAGGATTCCACGCTCGACATGGCCAAGGCGGTCGCCGAGAAGGCGACGGCCTGA